The Muricauda sp. SCSIO 65647 genome includes a region encoding these proteins:
- a CDS encoding thioredoxin family protein, with translation MKTLRTIGTLLLVFTLGAFTQPSDAELVGYAIGDIATDFSLKNIDDSMVSLSDYGDAKGFLVIFTCNMCPYAVAYEDRIIGLDAKYKPLGVPVIAINPNNPALQPGDSFEAMQQRAAEKGFTFPYLLDEGQEIYPQYGAKRTPHVFLLEKTTNGNVVRYIGAIDDNYQNAAQVEDKYVENAVDAMLAGNEIEVTTTKAIGCSIKV, from the coding sequence ATGAAAACACTAAGAACAATTGGTACATTGCTGTTGGTATTTACATTAGGGGCTTTCACCCAGCCATCAGATGCCGAGCTTGTAGGCTATGCTATCGGTGATATCGCGACAGACTTTTCATTGAAGAATATCGATGATAGTATGGTTTCCCTTTCTGACTATGGTGATGCCAAAGGTTTTTTGGTCATTTTCACCTGTAATATGTGCCCATATGCCGTCGCCTATGAAGACCGTATCATCGGGTTGGATGCAAAGTACAAACCACTTGGGGTACCCGTGATCGCCATCAATCCGAACAATCCTGCACTACAGCCCGGAGACAGTTTTGAAGCCATGCAGCAACGTGCGGCCGAGAAGGGTTTCACTTTTCCGTATTTGTTGGATGAGGGGCAAGAAATCTATCCACAGTACGGGGCCAAAAGAACACCCCATGTATTTTTGCTCGAAAAAACGACCAATGGCAATGTTGTTAGGTACATTGGCGCCATAGATGACAACTATCAAAATGCGGCCCAGGTCGAGGACAAATACGTTGAGAATGCCGTCGATGCGATGTTGGCCGGTAACGAAATTGAGGTGACCACGACCAAGGCCATTGGATGTTCTATAAAGGTCTGA